The window TGCAGCAAATACACTTTGATTTTCGCCAACCACATTATCTTGAGGGCAACTGTTGGATTGCAGAGAAGACCGCCTCAAGATCTCAAAAAGAGAAGTACCTGAGGTTTTTTCGACTGCAACTTTGGTGTTCTGGGTGCTGAATTTGGATTGTGAGCTACTAAACTTAGCTGAAGCAGTTCTTTTTGGCCGAGTCTCATTTTGAATCTGCATATTTAAACAAACACAATCCATAATCACAGGAGCATTATTAAATGGACAATTATACTTCAGTGTTCCAGAATTGAGAAATAAATTACTGAAACAACTATATCAAAGTAAATGCAGTGATGGTGATGAAAGAATTGGATACAGTTGTCAGCAAAATATTTAGAGGAAGCTCTCCCTTTTTATTCACCAGTCAGTCATTATtaacttttaagaaaaacaaaaaatcattttcctacaTTCTTACTACACAAAAATATTCAATACGAATTAATCCTCATCAGAAAGGAAAACATAACTCAATAACTTGGTACAAGTTTTAAGATGGGAAACAAATTAAAAGGAAACAGTTTCGTTCTGCTTTCTGATAAAACTAACCTTATCTGAAGAATCCTCCGACATTGAAATTGTGCTCCTGCTATTGCTGTCATCTCGCCCAAAGATAAAAGATCGAACCATAGTTGATCCAGGCTTATGGGATGATGGTAAGGACTGGTTTGATGCTCGACCCAGGAAAGATGACTGTGACAACAATTAAAAGCCTATAGTTAGTGGTCATGACACCAGTACTCTTCAACTTCAACCAACATACCTGTGTCGACATGACATGATACGGGTGTGGGTGTGTGATCTTGTTCAACACTATTATTTACTTCATATATTAAcaactatgattttttttaatttcttcaaaataaggataaaaattaaaagcatgagtttatttttattaagaatatgTTATTTCTTGCTTAATCAACTTATAATTGatagttttctttattatatcaTAACTAAGCACCatccaaaatcatttttcagCCAAGATCCTATATCCCAAAATTTGAGATGTGAAGCATAGGACACCTAGACACACCTACACCCAACACCCATATAACATAGATCAGTAACACCTACAACACTAAAAACCTTGCTGCAACAGACAATAGTTTGAAAAATACATTTAGCAATTGTATTATGTTCAAATGCTACAATCCAAAATGCTCattcaaaaaatacaaatacaaataaaGCATTGTtcacaatgttttaaaagactAAAGGCAATCTTGAGGCGTTTTGCTTATAATGAAACAAGGTGTAAGCCTAGAGGTAGAATGAGGCGTAAGccttaattttaacaaataaataataaaaaaaactcataaagtCACAATAAAATTGAGTAATAAAAAAGACATAAACttcataatgataaaattaattattttttattgttaatagttctaatttaattcctttttctctcaaaatttagCACTCTCTCATGGTTTtaccaaataatttttaacgTTACTATTAGTATCACTAGAATCCTCTAAGAAATATAatcatatcttattattatattatcctCAATGTTGTTAAAAGCAAAAAGCAATGTCAAGGTGACTTTTATCTACCCCACCTAGCCTGGTGGCCCAAGCAACCTGCAATCACCTTTAATAACACTGATCATCCTCCCCATTGATATTAATATCCACCAATtgtaatgatattttttttatccatcaaTAATTAGATTATACATGAGATCAACCACTAGGACAATCAACAATTCTCTTATTCTTCtcaatctctctttttctcttctatttaaAGAGTTAATTGAAAGTCAAATAAacccttaattttataaaaggtTTAACCAAGTAGGAACCaaatacaaaattcataaaatccaTATCAAAAGTCCACAAAAGCATAGATGATAGAACCCATTGAAACTCATTGAATATTGAGACTTAAGCCTCttataaaatacatattaaaagCCCATAAAGGCCGAAAATCCTTTAGATGTTTGAGGCTTAGGCCTCAAtagccttgaggctatagcATCAAAGCTATAAGCCTCGACAAGGTGAGGCTTAAGCCCTAATTACCCAAACTAAGGCTATAACCTCAAGGCTAATTTATAGAGCATAAGGCATAAGCCTtgatagccttttaaaacatggGTTGTGAATTGGTATCATATTATCATGAAAGCCTTCTAAAACTTGCATGCAATAGAAGGAATTGACGACTACAAACCAAACTTGCTACCAAAACTTCAGTTGGTATAGAGAACTTCTGCTGTGCTTGTAGGAATATTAGCAAAAGATAACAACCAGACACCACTGTCATAGAATGAATATATTCTGAGACTATACCAAAGGCATCTTGGGTGCTAATTCCAACCAAATAacatatcatttaatataatctTGCCTGATTCCACTTGTCAAAGGTGTCACAAGGACCATGCCTTTGAGGCCTGGCttaagtggtaaagggatggagAGGGtgtgggaggttccaagttcaagtcccaatgggacaaaaatttacctataaaaaaaaatgtcacaaGGACCATGGCAAAGTCCTGGCCTGCAAACTTCTGTTTATGATATTATCCTACTCCAACCTAGAAGTGGTCAAACATGCAGAAAAGGCCCAAGGCTTCCAAGTGAGGAAAGTACAGAAGGATTCAAATTCTTTCCATTACATTTTCTTTAAATGAGAAACACATGATCCTAAATTATCTAGTAAAAATACTAGAGTTAGTTGCAGAGTTCCAGGCAGAAacagcacaaaaaaaaaaaaaaaaaaaaatagtggataTTGGTTGTTGAATCAAGAAAAGGGGCTTCTATATTTAATATCCTTTCACTCAACTTTAAAATGGATAGTAAAGTCAATTCAACTAGACAATCCCCATATTCAACTGGAGCAGAATAGTGTACCTTTGAAGAGTTATTGCTATTTCTGCCTTTCAGCAGCATACCAAGAACAGCTGCAaaagcaaaaaaccaaaaagaatgTTAACAATAAGTAACAATAGATACAACAAAATATAACTCTAAAGATTGGTGAAGTACATTGCATATCTTACATGATGTTTTTGCTTTCCTCTTAGTGTCAGGCACAATATTCAGCTTCTTTATAAGACCAAAAACTTCTCTGGAATTTTCATCCTCTTCTGGGGACAATAGTGTAGCCTGCTCTTCCTGTTCCAAATCATAATATTCAGCCCCCACTTGTGAATCAAAAATTAAAGCAAATTGACAATAAATAGTGCCAAGAAAAGCTACGAACAAGAATTATTACTACTAATAAATAGTACTTCTGCCaaagcaagaaacaaaataaaccGTAGCTTTGTGAATCATATTTGGATAGATAAAAACTCACAGCTTTCTCAAGTAGACGCTGTTTAACGAGCCTTTTTTCTGTTTCCTCATCATCAGATGATAAGAACCCATCATCCTTATCAGTAAACATTTGAGGaatcatttgttttatttttcttgaattcaTCCGGACAAGATTTGCTCGACCTAGACCTTCTAGTGCTTCATCACAAaactcttcttcctcttcattgTCTTCTTCCTCATCATCGTCATCTTCTCCTCCAAGCATGGCTGTTTCTCTTTGTTCCGGACCACATTTCAATCTCTGCAAAAGATTGTCTGTTCCAGCTGCATCCTGCTGCTCAAGCCACTGCTGATGAAGTTGATTGCGCTTTTCACCATCAATTGGATTTTCTTCATATTCAGTTGCTATCAAATCATTAAGTTCCTCAGATCCTCCATTATCCTCatcctcttcattttcttggaatCGAATTAGGTCATTGTCACTATCATCTTCCTCCTCAGCTTCGTCATCAACAAAAGCTTTAACAGGATCACCTTTTGGAGATGAACACAATTCAATTGGTCTATGTGGATCAGGATCAATATTTTCCTTATCATTGTCCTCTTCATTGGAAGAACTGGGAAAAGGAAACATTAATTATTTGTACATGGTAGAACATATATGAGAGGTGAAACAATTTAACCAGCAGCATGCTAACCCTTACAAAATGTCAACAAAATAGTCAACCTCTAATTTGTCATTACCggatgaaaattgaaatcacaaTTTATCTAGCTCTAAGTTATTctgatacttttttttttttatgggtcgTCTAAGTTATTCTGATACTTGTAACCTACTGCTCTattcaacaattaaaaatagttctttACAATTCTTAACTTCAAACTTGACCAAACAGAGAAGAGTAGGTGGTAATGGGGAAAACAAATAGTCTGAAATCCAGGGAAAAGATGTAGCAGCTGACTTAGGGGACAAGAAAGAAGAGCTAACTCTTAGTAGCATACGAGAAAAATGAGAACttatttgaaaagaaacaaaatagtaAGAGCCATAGCAGCTCAATCCTGATGAGTGGTTATGAAATATGTAATGAACCAGTAAGCTATGAACCACCAGAAAAACAAAGCATCCAATCCATCAACTGcaaaataaagtttcaaaacACTTACACATCATCAGCAGGAGCAGAATCAAGTTTTAAGTTCATTGCAAGTAAGGATGGTTCCAGAACTTCTTCAAGAGGACTGCTGTTCTGTTCATTTGGTAGTTCATCATTCACATCACTTGTTTGGGAAGCACAAAACAAATCCTACACCATGCAAAAAGATATTATGTCTTTACAATACATTGCAGGATCAACAACTTCCTTTTTTATAGTTGAGAAGTGAAGCAAACCTGTGTATCATCAATAGGAGCTCGAAATGCATGTGTAGGTTTCTCCTCTGAGTCCTACAATTAGATTCAACCAGAAGTAATGTCAGGAAAATCAGTCTCAGCATGAACAACATCTGCTCATCTTTCCCAGATTCACAAGTCAttgaataccaaaaaaaaaaaaaatactttttttttctttaatgacaTGGAATAGCGTTCTAGCTAACTGTTATACGCTCATGCAAAACATTCAATCTCCATGAATGAGTACTAATAGCAAAGAAATAGTAGTTACTATTGTCTTGAGTTTCAAGAAATGCATCACCCACACTATTTGTCTGGGTCAAGAAACCCTTTATGCATTCATGAGAACTGTGAATTTAAGAAACTTGAAATTGCAGAAAACTTAAACATTTAAGACATTCTACTATGTAACGGATTCAATTTATTGAGAAATTAAATTACCATCTGGAGAGGAGTATTTTCTTGACTTGAGTGATTTAAAGATTCATTAAATCCATCCGACCTACTATCCACATCAGCTGCATGTGCAACTGTCTCCTCCGCCACTTTTGTGAATTCATCATCCCCTCTCTTATCTTTGGCCCCATTTTCTGAATCAAGGGCAACTGCAACCTCTCTCAATGAACCATTGTCCTCAGCAATAGAACAGTTATTGTTCAGACTGACAGTTCTGCCATGGATAAGAACAAGtcaacaaatattttgagaCATGAATACCAGTGAAaacaggaaaaaggaaaaacccaCCTTTTTGACACTTCTAGCTTCCTTTGGCGGATCTTCTCCAAGATTGAAGATATGGATTTTTGTACAGGTTTTGCTGGTTTGAATGTTGTATCTCTTGTCTCTGACCATGGAGAAAACAGGatgcaaatatattaaataaataaaattatacaaaaatggGGATCCTGAAATAAACGAGACTGATATAATTAACCTAAATAGTGAATAGCATGCACATGAATTAATATAACACAAACCCAATAGTGCTGAGTGgtaaaaaagaattttggtaGCCAAACTCAAGCAGTTAGGATATAAAGCTTTGgccaatttaattaaatttggtatCAAATCATCAATCACGTACATACCTCGCAACAGTCTCTGAGTCTCAGCATGAAGTTCACTAAGACGAGCTCTTCTTTCCTGCAAAATCACAGTAATAACAAATCAGCAAATCGAAAACCAAATCTTAAAGCAATGCATAATAATAGTACCATAAACTACCTTTTCTGTCATTCTTCTCCCAGAGGCACATGCATCAAGCTTTCCATCATCTGCAACACTCTCAagcttcttcttcctcttcactCTCTTTTGGCCCAAGTCTTCTGAATTGCCCCGTTTCCTCTCAGATTCACCCATCCTCAAATCTCCAGTTTCTTCACGCATCTCTTCACTTGGATCTTCTCCATCTCCACCAAATTCCAAAACTCTCTTAGTTCTCGACCCATCTTCATCAAATGTAGAATTCATTTCACTACCAAAGTCAAATTGCAATGATTCTTCATTCCATCCCTCAGAAGCAAGAGATTCATCGGCCTTCGGATCTCCGATTGCTTCTCCCTTCTCCCCGCCCTGATCTTCTCCATCTCCATCAAATTCCAAATCCCTCCCGGATCCCGACCCCTCCCCAGCAAATCCAGAATCCAATTCCTTTCCAGAGTCGAACCGCAAGGACCCCTCATTTGATTCTAGGGATTCCGAGGAGCCAAGAACTTGTCCATTCACTTGCTTGGCGACAACATCATCTGAAGAAACACTAGTTGCTTTCTTCAAACGTTTTAGCTTCCTCGCATGAACTGGAGAGGAGGATTGTTCTGAAGGTGAGAATAGCTGAGAATCATCTTCCATATCCATGTCGAAAAATTAGGGTTTCAAGTTTTGGCAGTGAAAAAGAAATAGTGTAAAATAGATGATTAGAGTTTCAAGCTTTaagagtgaaggaaaaaaaaaaaaaaaactaaagaacaTTTGGGCGGCAAATGTTGTTTAAATTTTGGGAAAGGCGCAGTCGCATGATGAAGTTGTGTGAATATTTCTTTCGAGCCCGCCCAAATTACCGGTAGTAGCGGTGGCGCGAATTTTGTGGGAATTAGGAAAGCATTTATATTTACCAAATGGACGGGTGACAATCTGCTGTGGGGacgtataaataaataaataatatatataatttggaaGATATTTTTAAGGATTGGTGCCtgcttgaaaataatttttaaaaaacagcaaataattttaagaaattttagaaGAACTGTTGGatcttaaggctatgtttggttccggaaagtacaaaggaaagaaaaaaaatgctaagaaaaatgattttctcatgtttggttgtcctacgaaaaatataaaagaaaatcaaatataattaaaactaattaaaaacttatgtatttttaaattatttaatttttatattgatgagttaaaataaataaaatgagtttgaagtaacaaaaaaaataatttatcaacttttaatctatttttttattttccttcactttttctttctttctatttttcctttatattttatttccctcaaattttccgggaaccaaacatagcctaaatgtAATTAACGGCCTCCTCATTTTCAAGGATTAAGCACCTGTCAGTATAAGATAAAGCAGCTTTTTTACAAGCTCCATCATTGTCAGTAGAAATCTATAAAtaacttatatatttatttccattagacTATTTAGCATTAATGATGaatttagtaaaattaaatttcataaaaaaaaaaaagacttcaaTTTATTTTGACAATTAATTTCACTGTTATATGATATTTATGGAAACatttaataattatcaaataaaatcaatagtTCCATATTGATgcctaattttatatatgtattatttcgcatgaaaactttattttaataagattttataaagtattaattgttttggatgtatcaaattttatgaacattACAACCGacaaaaagaataatcaaaatatttttggaaaataaccaaacaatcttatatatattatcCTCGAAATTTTTATTCGACCACGATACCATAAACCCAAATTCTCCTTCAGAAAGAGGATAGACAAAAGGGACCAAGAAGAGGTCCCACTAATTAGCCATCTCAATCTCAAGTCATATAAGTAAAATAGCTTAACGCCACATGCATTATCAAAGCAACATTTACCATGCCTACTGATTCAGTCATACCTTGACCATTCAGAAAACTCTTTCCAGATGTAAATTTGTTTTCTACTAATTCTCCAATGTAAAGCAAACCATATATGGCCTGATAATTATAGCCAGTTCTGCCTTAATTTAAAGACACTCAGTGAATTGAGGATAATAATTTTTCCCAATTCACCAGAGACCCTACATTATGCCTTGCGTATGTTAGGTAAAAGAACTACCACTCGCCACATTTTCCAACTATGGCAACAAAAAAGGTTAAGACATTTTCTTTTGGAGAAGCCAATTTTCTTGCACTTAATAACCATAAACTGCCTTTAGTCCGCAATCAGCATAGACAGAATTATTCAAAGGCCTCAAAAGAAGCTCAAAACAACAAGGACATGACCAATGGGAAGTTGTATATCCACATGTAAGTTATTTCAATGTGCAAACTTCAAATTagaagagtgaaaaaaaaataaagatcatGATTCGAAGGTCCATGTGCTCTCAGCAAATAATTTCGGAACTTTCGATTCCTCGTTCAAATCGATGATGGCTGAAATCTGGGAGAAATATAAGACAAAAAGTTAGAACGTTTTCACTTGGCTCCAAGTTGCCGAAACGATGATCATTAACTTGGCATCAAACAGTTCAAAAAAATAAGTGCAAACATAATTCCACATAGGAGATATAAATTtcagttaaaaaaacaaaattcgaTTAAGCAACAAGCATTTCTCAAAATTCCCAAAATGTTTGGCTGGTTAGTTACTTTCATTAAACATATTCATGATAGGAATCCGAGATCCCTTTAAACTAAAAGGGGATTCCCACAAATTGATAGAAAACATTGTTATGCAAAGTAGGAGCAAAAGGAACTTGATGATGACAGAACCTTTCTTGCAATAAAACTGACTTTCAAACACACATCTGTACAATTTTGTAAGTTTTGGTGCCCATCACCTAGAAAAGTGGGAAGAAGAGAATTGCCCCCATCAAATAGCTAAAGTGAAGATATTATCCATATCATCACTACATCATTTCAAAAGAGAGGAACATTAATAGACTCACCAAGTTTCAAAAAGCAGCCACTAAGAAAGAACTCTTTCTGAACTAAACATAAGTTTTTCATGTATTGAAGGTGAAATGACCATTGACCATGAATCTCAAGCATCAGTTATTGCCCACAAAAAATCCATCACATGGCTTATTTCTTTTCTGACATTATCATTTTGGTGATAAGGGTGACAGCCCTCAGTTTTAAATTTAGGTGCCAACTAGTATTTTACAtgaattatgtaaaataaaaggCAACAATTCCATCGCCAAGGAACATCTACTATTGGAATTTCAGTAATGAATCCGAAATTACACCATGATAAAACTAGAGAAGGGGATTAGTAATGATACAAAGAGAATACATGTAACATGACCAAGAGTAAAAATCAGAGATGTCAaacaattttagaataaaaaactcgTGTGCAAAAGCAAGAGTGACAAGATTCCACCATGTTAAACATTTAcatatcagaaaaaaaaaaaaaaaaaaggattccaCCATGTTAAAACTAGAGAAGGTGATTAGTAATAATACAAAGAGAATACATGTAAAGTGGCCTTAACTAACTATCATAAGGATTCTGTGAGTATTCTGTTAGCTACTACAGGAAGGAAATTATCAAAGAAATATGATATGAAAGATCCAAACTGAGATATTTTTATGATCTTCATGGAAAGggaaagtataaaaaataaaataaaataaaaacttgaaaaaaaaaaaaaaggtctcaGGGGATTGTCAGCATTTCATTGGAAATGTACTGTCTAAAAGAATGCAATGCACATTTTAGTGTGACATGTTATTGTCCTTCAAGGTttctttaatgatttgaatgattATCATATTACTCCTACTTATTTACTGAAGTGACTAAAAGCACCACAATCAAAATGTTAACATGATTCAAAATAACTGTGCTTTCATTTAGTCAACATTGACCAGATGGGATGAATTCAAAATCTCTACCCAAGACACATATCATGctaaattctaaaaatcatGCCCTGCTTAAACAATCATTCACTTGAGCATTTACAGATGGCCGCAAGATTCTAGAAGACAAACTTCTCATTCTCTACATATTTAGCAGCAAATGACCCCACAGGCAATAGCTTCTTTCAAACAGTCAAAGCATCAAAAAGATTTCAGAAGAGACCAAAAATCTCCCAAAATTTCCAAGATTGGCTGAAAGTCTTTGGAATTTCTAGAGTTGTGCAAAATATTATTCTTGTATACTTCTACATAGCTTGTAAGTTATATTCTATTTAGATTGTTTATAAGTGTTCCAAAGGAAGGTTCTATGGTTGCCTATAAATAGATGATCACATTATTTGGCCTATTTAATGACCTCACTTGACGGACTAAGTGATGGCATCATTTGGTTGAGACATCAAGAACTCAAGCTTTATCAAGCACTATCAAGTTTTGTAAAGCATGTTGTATGGTAAAGAGTTTACATTCTCCCAAACTCTAAGCATGGCTTTCCTTGCTCATCCTTCCATGTCGCTAGCTTGGTTTGAATATGTTGACTTCAAGTATCTTGAGTTGCATAACTGCTACATGGGTTGCTTATGAAACAGCTGACTAAGTAAATGATAATATCCTTGCAAACATACACTCTATCCAATCTAAACATAACGTACTTGTTATGCTTTCATATAATTTTGTGTTTCAAGGTTTTTGCATTAGCAAAAAAAGATATCTTAGACAACCTTTCATAACCTATGCAAGGTTTTCACATTAGCAAAAAAGGTTATCTTAGACAACCTTTCATAACCTATCCAAGGTTTTCGCATTGGCAAAAACAGTTATGTTAGACAACCTTTCATGACCTATACtaacatttttcttgattaaatCTTGAAGTCattgtaataataaaattaaagcaaataaggattcatttgttaatggagtggtggaatgaGAATGTTATTCTATTAGTGGCCCATTCTAGCATTTGGTTGCAAGTAAGAGCCTAAAATGGGAACAAAAACTCATTCTCATCCATGCTAACACTTATAAATTTCCTCCTCACCCCCTAGTTATTCTTGCTTATTCCCCTTCaagaaaaagacaaacaaatatttaaaataaaaggatatgaatgacaaacaaaaaatttcatctttataaAATTTCACATTTTCTGTCATTTTGGTTTACAAGTTCTTTTAGttgagaaaaataagagaaaatacaattgtattcatcattttcataatttttatcttttatatcatttttgcTGATGGGAGAAGGAATACACAATGTTTCTTAGTTCATGTTTTGCATTCTTCAATCAGTAAaggtgaaatttttttgttagattcccaacaaaatgaagaaaaaataacatattcttttatttaactaattttaaaaaatgggggTTGCCAAAAAAGTAGAGCAAATATTAAAAAGTGGGACTACTATAAACATATGTTAATTTTCTAACTTCATTTCTAGAactgccaaaaaaataaaataaaataaaaaatgaggagTGAATCCAACTCTTTAATTCTAGGAAGGAGAATGATACTTACGGAAGGAATTTTCCTTTAACTTCAAATTTCCtttatctataattttattaattataactattggTTTTAGAAAGGATTCTTCTCATTATTATAACTTCTTTGTTGTATGACTCTCTACTTTCATGGgacttatcaaaaataaaaaataaaaaatgacccTCTAGTTTCatgggaaaataatttttacattttctctttaattttttgtagATTCTAAGCTAAAATAAGATACTAATTGCACAATTACCAATTTAAAGCTCAATCAAGAAGGAAATAAGAGGCCAAAGTAGAAGGTTGAGCCAAGATTTCTACAAGAAGATCAAATAGAGACCCTCACATGTCCTAAAGGAATGGTGTCAGGACTAAGGGAGAAATGTAGCATCTGATACTTTCTAATCACATGGCAAAAATCTCATCCAAAGGCAAGTTGGCATTGATGAGAAG is drawn from Vitis riparia cultivar Riparia Gloire de Montpellier isolate 1030 chromosome 18, EGFV_Vit.rip_1.0, whole genome shotgun sequence and contains these coding sequences:
- the LOC117906056 gene encoding uncharacterized protein LOC117906056, with the protein product MDMEDDSQLFSPSEQSSSPVHARKLKRLKKATSVSSDDVVAKQVNGQVLGSSESLESNEGSLRFDSGKELDSGFAGEGSGSGRDLEFDGDGEDQGGEKGEAIGDPKADESLASEGWNEESLQFDFGSEMNSTFDEDGSRTKRVLEFGGDGEDPSEEMREETGDLRMGESERKRGNSEDLGQKRVKRKKKLESVADDGKLDACASGRRMTEKERRARLSELHAETQRLLRETRDTTFKPAKPVQKSISSILEKIRQRKLEVSKRTVSLNNNCSIAEDNGSLREVAVALDSENGAKDKRGDDEFTKVAEETVAHAADVDSRSDGFNESLNHSSQENTPLQMDSEEKPTHAFRAPIDDTQDLFCASQTSDVNDELPNEQNSSPLEEVLEPSLLAMNLKLDSAPADDVSSNEEDNDKENIDPDPHRPIELCSSPKGDPVKAFVDDEAEEEDDSDNDLIRFQENEEDEDNGGSEELNDLIATEYEENPIDGEKRNQLHQQWLEQQDAAGTDNLLQRLKCGPEQRETAMLGGEDDDDEEEDNEEEEEFCDEALEGLGRANLVRMNSRKIKQMIPQMFTDKDDGFLSSDDEETEKRLVKQRLLEKAEEQATLLSPEEDENSREVFGLIKKLNIVPDTKRKAKTSSVLGMLLKGRNSNNSSKSSFLGRASNQSLPSSHKPGSTMVRSFIFGRDDSNSRSTISMSEDSSDKIQNETRPKRTASAKFSSSQSKFSTQNTKVAVEKTSGTSLFEILRRSSLQSNSCPQDNVVGENQSVFAAFRLTKKSIKVEGRT